One Gossypium hirsutum isolate 1008001.06 chromosome A11, Gossypium_hirsutum_v2.1, whole genome shotgun sequence genomic window carries:
- the LOC107943269 gene encoding uncharacterized protein encodes MEVITGTASNLVTGVAGYVFQKVKRNFSYVCRYRRMVSGFERKVETLKDKRDGVLLDVDAAEKNGENIYPEVNSWLAKADKMTDSELKEVKGLEDEAKNKCFIGLCPNFKAR; translated from the coding sequence ATGGAAGTTATTACGGGCACGGCTAGCAACCTTGTTACCGGAGTTGCGGGATACGTGTTCCAAAAAGTTAAACGTAATTTCAGCTATGTTTGCCGCTATAGAAGAATGGTTTCGGGTTTCGAGAGGAAAGTCGAGACGTTGAAAGACAAAAGAGACGGAGTGCTGCTAGATGTTGATGCTGCTGAAAAGAACGGCGAGAATATATACCCCGAAGTCAACAGTTGGCTGGCGAAAGCCGACAAAATGACTGATTCAGAGTTGAAGGAAGTGAAGGGTCTTGAAGACGAAGCAAAGAACAAGTGTTTCATCGGCTTGTGCCCTAATTTCAAGGCTCGCTAG